In Vibrio hippocampi, a single genomic region encodes these proteins:
- a CDS encoding transcriptional regulator GcvA, protein MSRRFPPLNALKVFEAAARHLSFTRAAEELFVTQAAVSHQIKLLEEHLGLKLFRRRNRSLLLTEEGQSYFLDIKEIFSSLAEATDKLLERSEKGALTISLPPSFAIQWLVPRLADFNQQQPDIDVRIKAVDMDEGSLTDDVDVAIYYGRGNWPGLRADKLYQEFLVPLCAPALLLGSKPLDTLTDLSQHTLLHDMSRKDWKQFAKQNQIEGINVNQGPIFSHSTMVLQAAAHGQGIALGNNVLAQPELDAGRLIAPFDEVLVSKNAFYVVCHDKQADMGRIATFRDWMLAKAQSEQEELLDD, encoded by the coding sequence ATGTCGAGACGTTTCCCCCCATTAAATGCCTTGAAAGTCTTTGAAGCGGCGGCTAGGCACTTAAGCTTTACTCGTGCCGCCGAAGAGCTATTTGTGACGCAAGCAGCGGTGAGTCACCAAATCAAACTGTTAGAAGAACATCTGGGCTTGAAGTTATTCCGTCGTCGCAATCGTTCTTTGCTGCTGACTGAAGAAGGGCAAAGCTATTTTCTCGATATTAAAGAGATCTTTTCCTCACTAGCAGAAGCAACGGATAAGCTGCTTGAGCGCAGTGAGAAAGGGGCGTTGACCATTAGTTTACCGCCAAGTTTTGCCATTCAGTGGTTGGTACCGCGCTTGGCGGATTTTAATCAACAACAGCCGGATATTGATGTACGAATCAAAGCGGTGGATATGGATGAAGGTTCACTGACCGATGACGTGGATGTGGCGATTTATTATGGACGCGGAAATTGGCCCGGCTTGCGAGCGGATAAATTGTATCAAGAGTTTTTAGTGCCACTTTGTGCACCCGCGCTGCTGTTAGGTTCAAAACCATTAGATACATTAACCGATCTCTCTCAGCACACCTTGTTGCATGATATGTCGAGAAAGGACTGGAAACAGTTCGCCAAGCAAAACCAAATTGAAGGGATTAATGTCAATCAAGGTCCTATATTTAGTCACTCAACTATGGTGTTGCAGGCCGCAGCTCATGGGCAAGGTATTGCTTTAGGTAATAATGTGTTAGCACAGCCCGAACTTGATGCGGGTCGGCTGATTGCCCCGTTTGATGAGGTGTTGGTCAGTAAAAATGCCTTTTATGTCGTCTGCCATGACAAACAAGCGGACATGGGACGAATTGCGACTTTCCGAGATTGGATGCTGGCGAAAGCACAAAGTGAACAAGAGGAATTATTGGATGACTGA
- a CDS encoding alpha/beta fold hydrolase — protein sequence MTELLEPSMLTDGPEEGPIFLFAHGAGAGMQHEFMQDIATRLAQKQIRVIRFNFPYMDKSAVDGKRRPPDRAPKLLNAMTGVLENVTNQPIVIGGKSMGGRMASLLAEHPLVASIACLGFPFHPPGKPENYKGAHLAEIAKPCLIIQGERDTFGNATELPEFAFSPRVSTMLVPDGDHSFKPRKSSGFTEEQNRQMVVDRLALLIKGVTDV from the coding sequence ATGACTGAATTACTTGAACCATCAATGCTCACTGATGGACCGGAAGAGGGACCTATTTTTCTCTTTGCTCATGGTGCTGGCGCGGGGATGCAGCATGAGTTTATGCAGGACATAGCAACGCGCTTAGCGCAAAAACAGATTCGAGTGATACGTTTTAACTTTCCTTATATGGATAAGTCTGCGGTCGATGGTAAGCGACGCCCACCAGATAGGGCACCCAAATTATTGAATGCGATGACAGGCGTATTAGAAAACGTGACCAACCAACCGATTGTGATTGGTGGTAAGTCGATGGGTGGCAGAATGGCGTCTTTACTGGCTGAGCATCCGTTAGTCGCATCCATTGCTTGTTTAGGCTTTCCATTTCACCCTCCGGGAAAACCAGAAAACTATAAAGGCGCTCATCTAGCGGAGATCGCGAAACCTTGTCTTATTATCCAAGGAGAGCGTGATACCTTTGGCAACGCAACGGAGTTGCCGGAGTTTGCCTTCTCACCACGGGTTTCTACGATGTTAGTACCTGATGGTGATCATAGCTTTAAGCCTCGGAAATCCTCAGGTTTTACTGAGGAGCAGAATCGACAAATGGTCGTCGATCGCTTAGCGTTATTGATAAAAGGAGTGACCGATGTTTAA
- a CDS encoding DUF423 domain-containing protein yields MFNRVLIVIAALSGLFSVALGAFAAHGLKSSLSPYLLSVFETGVHYQFIHTLAVIFCVVLALQSNSHNHQKAFHRAAICFIIGILFFSGSLYALALTGVKWFGPITPLGGVMFMIGWGCLAYAGYRMTDKTEQDGVKQ; encoded by the coding sequence ATGTTTAATCGTGTATTGATAGTCATCGCCGCTTTATCTGGTTTGTTCAGTGTTGCCCTCGGTGCATTTGCCGCTCACGGTCTAAAATCTTCTCTGTCACCTTATCTGCTTTCCGTATTTGAAACGGGTGTGCATTATCAGTTTATTCATACGCTTGCGGTGATCTTCTGTGTGGTGTTGGCGTTACAGTCAAATAGCCACAATCATCAAAAGGCGTTTCATCGTGCCGCTATTTGTTTTATCATCGGCATCCTTTTCTTTAGTGGCAGTCTCTATGCTCTAGCATTAACCGGCGTGAAATGGTTTGGACCAATAACACCGCTCGGTGGTGTGATGTTTATGATAGGGTGGGGATGCTTGGCTTATGCTGGGTATCGAATGACTGACAAAACCGAACAAGATGGAGTCAAACAGTGA
- the rlmM gene encoding 23S rRNA (cytidine(2498)-2'-O)-methyltransferase RlmM: MKQVMLYCRSGFEKECAGEIQDRATQLEVYGFPRVKNNAGFVLFECYQEGDAERLIKDIDFQSLIFARQMFAVASELQALPSDDRITPILQALGEHETFPRCGDLRIETPDTNEAKELLKFCRKFTVPVRQAMRGKGYLYTKENSKKPVLHICFVKPGHCFIGYSYSSNNSAFFMGIPRLKFPADAPSRSTLKLEEAFHVFIPKEEWDTRLASGMWGVDLGACPGGWTYQLVRRSMFVHAIDNGMMADSLMDTGQVKHHQVDGFKFEPPRKNVTWLVCDMIEKPSRVAQLMGEWLIRGWAKETIFNLKLPMKGRYDEVLEDIENLKYFLIENKVKFKLQAKHLYHDREEITVHIQVLSNISPH, encoded by the coding sequence GTGAAACAGGTCATGCTTTATTGCCGCTCAGGCTTTGAAAAAGAGTGCGCGGGCGAGATTCAAGATAGAGCTACACAACTGGAAGTCTATGGCTTTCCTCGAGTTAAAAACAACGCAGGTTTCGTGCTGTTTGAGTGCTATCAGGAAGGCGATGCCGAACGCCTGATCAAAGACATCGATTTTCAATCGCTGATTTTTGCGCGTCAAATGTTCGCTGTGGCAAGCGAGCTTCAGGCGTTGCCGAGTGATGATCGCATCACGCCAATTTTACAAGCGTTGGGTGAACATGAGACCTTCCCGCGTTGTGGTGATCTGCGTATTGAAACTCCTGATACCAATGAAGCGAAAGAACTGCTTAAATTCTGTCGCAAGTTTACGGTTCCAGTACGACAAGCGATGCGTGGTAAGGGTTACCTGTACACTAAAGAAAATAGTAAAAAACCGGTGCTGCATATCTGCTTTGTTAAACCGGGTCACTGCTTTATCGGCTACTCCTATTCAAGCAATAACTCAGCGTTCTTTATGGGTATCCCGCGTTTGAAATTCCCAGCGGATGCGCCAAGTCGTTCAACGCTGAAACTCGAAGAAGCTTTTCATGTGTTTATTCCAAAAGAGGAATGGGACACGCGCTTGGCGTCGGGTATGTGGGGAGTAGACTTGGGCGCTTGTCCCGGTGGTTGGACTTATCAGCTAGTGCGTCGCTCTATGTTTGTTCATGCCATTGATAATGGCATGATGGCGGACAGTTTGATGGATACGGGTCAGGTAAAACACCATCAGGTTGATGGTTTCAAGTTTGAGCCACCTCGTAAAAACGTGACTTGGCTAGTGTGTGACATGATCGAGAAGCCTTCGCGAGTGGCACAGTTAATGGGCGAATGGCTAATTCGTGGTTGGGCAAAAGAGACCATCTTCAACCTAAAACTGCCAATGAAAGGTCGCTATGATGAAGTATTAGAAGACATCGAAAACTTAAAATACTTCCTAATTGAAAACAAGGTCAAATTTAAGCTGCAAGCCAAGCACCTCTATCACGATAGAGAAGAGATCACCGTACACATCCAAGTGCTATCCAACATCTCCCCCCATTAA
- the xni gene encoding flap endonuclease Xni — MSIHLVIIDALNLIRRVHAVQPDPTDIARTIQTTSRTLHRILEEAKPTHILAVFDHHLQERGWRAELLPEYKQNRKPMPEPLLNGLNDIQQAWWELGIDSLLSDGDEADDLVATLAVKVAQHNEKVTIISTDKGYCQLLSPTLQIRDYFQHRWLDAPFVEQEFGVKPEQLADYWGLTGISSSQVPGVAGIGPKAAKEILTQFTDIEQAVSSDELAPKYQKKLLPSIEMARICKRVAALKTDIELGFNLQDIRFGEK, encoded by the coding sequence ATGTCTATACATCTTGTTATTATCGATGCACTTAACCTGATCCGCCGTGTTCATGCTGTTCAACCCGATCCCACCGACATCGCACGTACTATTCAGACCACCTCGAGAACACTGCATAGAATTCTTGAAGAAGCAAAGCCTACTCATATTTTGGCCGTGTTCGACCACCATCTGCAAGAACGCGGCTGGCGTGCTGAGCTGTTACCGGAATACAAGCAAAATAGAAAGCCCATGCCTGAGCCATTGCTCAATGGTCTCAATGATATTCAACAAGCTTGGTGGGAATTGGGGATCGACTCTCTACTCTCTGACGGTGATGAAGCCGATGATTTGGTCGCCACATTGGCCGTCAAAGTGGCGCAGCACAATGAAAAAGTCACTATTATTTCTACCGACAAAGGTTATTGCCAGTTGCTGTCTCCGACACTGCAAATTCGCGATTACTTCCAGCACCGCTGGCTAGATGCGCCGTTCGTTGAACAAGAGTTTGGCGTCAAACCTGAGCAACTTGCTGACTATTGGGGCTTAACTGGAATCAGTTCATCACAAGTGCCCGGCGTTGCGGGTATTGGACCTAAAGCCGCAAAAGAGATCCTGACTCAGTTTACTGATATTGAGCAAGCGGTGTCATCGGATGAACTCGCCCCGAAATATCAAAAAAAGCTGTTACCCTCGATCGAAATGGCGAGGATCTGCAAGCGAGTGGCGGCGTTGAAAACCGATATTGAACTCGGCTTTAACTTGCAGGATATTCGGTTTGGGGAAAAGTAG
- the ppnN gene encoding nucleotide 5'-monophosphate nucleosidase PpnN, with amino-acid sequence MITHISPAGSMDLLSQLEVERLKKTASSDLYQLYRNCTLAVLNSGSHTDNSKELLDKHLSFDVSVMRRERGIKLELANPPEHAFVDGQIIKGIQEHLFSVLRDIVYVNMHLADNQRLNLTSSTHITNLVFGILRNAGALIPGADPNLIVCWGGHSINPTEYQYTREVGNELGLRELNICTGCGPGAMEGPMKGAAIGHAKQRYGNKRYIGLTEPSIIAAEPPNPIVNELIIMPDIEKRLEAFVRMAHGIIIFPGGPGTAEELLYILGIMMHPDNREQPLPIVLTGPKESEAYFRSIDEFVRATLGEEATKHYQIIIDDPAQAARIMKQAMPAVKEHRKSNGDAYSFNWSLKIEPEFQLPFDPTHENMAGLDLHLNQRAENLAAALRQAFSGIVAGNVKAEGIKEIEKKGPFIIDGDKALMTKMDKLLSDFVDQQRMKLPGSEYIPCYKIAD; translated from the coding sequence ATGATTACACATATCAGTCCTGCGGGCAGCATGGATCTTCTTTCGCAACTCGAAGTAGAACGTCTAAAAAAAACCGCCTCAAGTGATCTTTATCAACTGTATCGTAACTGCACGCTTGCGGTACTTAATTCTGGCAGTCACACCGATAACTCCAAAGAACTGCTGGATAAACACCTCTCTTTCGATGTCAGTGTTATGCGCCGAGAACGCGGTATTAAACTCGAACTGGCCAATCCGCCTGAACATGCTTTCGTTGATGGTCAGATCATCAAGGGCATCCAAGAACACTTATTTTCGGTCTTGAGAGACATTGTTTACGTCAACATGCACTTGGCAGATAACCAAAGACTCAATCTCACCAGTTCTACTCATATCACCAATCTGGTGTTTGGTATTCTTCGCAATGCTGGCGCGTTAATTCCCGGAGCCGATCCAAACCTCATCGTCTGTTGGGGTGGACACTCCATCAACCCAACCGAGTATCAATACACTCGTGAAGTGGGCAATGAATTAGGGTTACGTGAACTGAATATCTGTACTGGTTGTGGTCCCGGCGCGATGGAAGGACCAATGAAAGGCGCGGCTATCGGTCATGCCAAACAGCGCTATGGCAACAAGCGCTATATTGGTCTCACTGAACCATCGATCATTGCTGCTGAGCCACCAAACCCTATCGTTAATGAGCTGATTATCATGCCAGATATCGAGAAGCGCCTCGAAGCGTTTGTTCGCATGGCACACGGCATCATTATCTTCCCGGGTGGTCCAGGTACTGCCGAAGAGCTACTTTACATTCTTGGCATCATGATGCATCCCGATAACCGTGAGCAGCCACTGCCTATCGTCCTCACAGGTCCTAAAGAAAGTGAAGCCTACTTCCGCTCCATTGATGAATTCGTCAGGGCAACACTGGGCGAGGAAGCGACCAAACACTATCAAATTATCATTGATGACCCGGCGCAGGCAGCAAGGATCATGAAGCAGGCGATGCCAGCTGTAAAAGAACATCGTAAATCTAATGGTGATGCCTATAGCTTCAACTGGTCACTCAAAATTGAGCCTGAATTCCAACTGCCGTTTGACCCGACCCATGAAAACATGGCTGGTTTAGATCTTCACCTCAATCAACGTGCCGAAAATCTTGCCGCAGCGCTGCGTCAAGCGTTCTCTGGTATTGTGGCAGGCAACGTGAAAGCGGAAGGCATTAAAGAAATCGAGAAGAAAGGTCCCTTTATCATCGACGGTGATAAAGCTTTGATGACTAAAATGGACAAACTGCTGAGTGACTTTGTGGATCAACAACGTATGAAATTGCCCGGTTCTGAGTATATTCCCTGTTACAAGATTGCCGATTAA
- a CDS encoding GGDEF domain-containing protein — protein sequence MSSSESETLEHIHLLKVQLEQLRVSQRDSSLKARREQQILKRFLACLSQAHIGSHSRIDDKLIELRRELEHKKDISSLVPNFAILERLLGQKAATMEKQQISLEEQTRRSGETLQRVTGLPAQIKRDLRNILAYESQAQTGFKVTDNATKLLSIYDRAVKIITSNTGLNRNDHEVQSGSDILLSLNDELQNLITELDFDGEAGEQLFDIRSKLLQQQPENHILELTLQVLRLVIDATNYERNTSEQFLEQVNTSLSSSLKSNHQNLDQNQVYFEQRQITNQELKALVHTGKQSLLIDTPDIKRAQQVFTQLSSLAERLQHAEVREQALLERMTHSQNQLEALYEVTQDYRRRLEDQSKRLLQDPLTKAYNRTALFDKLELEYRRWLKSQHPLRVVLFDIDKFKAINQQFGYSAGDKALKIIAKTIASAISDTDTVARFSGEEFILILPEQSEQTSLSMVQQIQNKVSELPFKFRDQLIRITLSAASTAFSQNDTPDVVLDRLHEIMQHSQKLGSRQLAWKS from the coding sequence ATGAGTTCATCTGAGAGCGAAACATTAGAACATATCCACCTGCTCAAAGTGCAGTTGGAACAACTACGTGTTTCGCAAAGAGACAGCTCGTTAAAAGCGCGTCGTGAACAACAAATCCTCAAACGTTTTCTTGCCTGCCTTAGTCAAGCTCATATCGGTTCTCACTCCAGAATAGACGACAAACTGATCGAGTTACGTCGCGAATTAGAGCATAAAAAAGATATCAGCAGCTTGGTGCCAAACTTTGCCATTTTAGAACGCCTTCTCGGACAAAAAGCAGCGACTATGGAAAAGCAGCAAATCTCATTGGAAGAACAAACTCGCCGTAGTGGCGAAACTTTACAACGCGTCACCGGTCTACCGGCACAAATCAAGCGTGATTTACGCAATATTTTAGCGTACGAAAGTCAGGCTCAAACTGGCTTTAAAGTCACGGACAATGCCACAAAACTGCTCAGCATTTATGATCGCGCGGTTAAAATTATCACCTCGAATACAGGCTTGAATCGCAACGATCATGAGGTTCAATCTGGTAGCGATATTCTGTTGAGCTTAAACGACGAACTGCAGAATTTGATTACCGAGCTAGACTTCGATGGGGAAGCTGGCGAGCAGTTGTTTGACATCCGGTCTAAACTACTGCAACAGCAACCAGAAAATCATATTCTGGAGCTCACGTTACAAGTGCTTAGGCTTGTTATTGATGCCACTAATTATGAGCGGAATACCTCCGAACAGTTTTTAGAACAGGTAAATACTTCCCTGTCTTCTTCATTAAAAAGCAATCATCAAAACCTCGACCAGAATCAGGTCTATTTTGAGCAGCGCCAAATTACCAATCAAGAATTAAAAGCCTTAGTTCATACCGGTAAACAGTCCTTGCTTATCGACACTCCGGATATAAAAAGAGCTCAACAGGTCTTTACTCAGTTAAGCTCATTGGCAGAACGCCTTCAGCACGCAGAAGTGCGTGAACAAGCCTTGCTAGAGCGCATGACGCACAGCCAAAATCAGCTGGAAGCACTTTATGAAGTCACTCAAGATTATCGTCGCCGATTAGAAGACCAGTCAAAACGCCTATTGCAAGATCCGCTGACTAAAGCTTATAACCGTACGGCTCTATTTGATAAGTTAGAATTAGAGTACCGCCGCTGGCTCAAGAGCCAACATCCCTTGCGTGTGGTGCTATTTGATATTGATAAGTTTAAGGCAATCAATCAACAGTTTGGTTACAGTGCTGGTGACAAAGCGCTAAAAATTATCGCTAAAACCATCGCTAGTGCTATCTCAGATACCGACACGGTTGCTCGCTTCTCTGGCGAGGAGTTTATACTGATTCTTCCAGAACAAAGCGAACAAACCTCACTCTCGATGGTTCAACAGATACAAAACAAAGTGAGTGAGTTACCCTTTAAGTTCCGTGACCAACTGATAAGAATCACCTTGTCAGCGGCAAGTACAGCATTCAGTCAGAATGACACGCCAGACGTCGTGTTGGATCGCTTACACGAAATCATGCAACACAGCCAAAAGTTAGGTAGTCGCCAATTAGCGTGGAAATCTTAA